In Anaerolineae bacterium, a genomic segment contains:
- a CDS encoding GNAT family N-acetyltransferase has product MKEKLRIREIRPADCAVIAQAFLDQGWHKPISQYEGYLREQNEGKRVVLVAENEGQFTGYLTILWESFYPPFREAGIPEIVDFNVLVKYQRRGIGTALMAEAEKRIARKSAVVGIGVGLMANYGVAQQMYVKRGYIPDGCGISQNERFLQGGDKVTVDDDLILCFTKKLNREPE; this is encoded by the coding sequence ATGAAAGAGAAACTCCGTATCCGAGAAATACGCCCGGCCGATTGTGCCGTTATCGCCCAGGCATTTTTAGACCAGGGTTGGCATAAGCCCATCTCCCAATATGAAGGCTATCTCCGAGAACAAAATGAGGGCAAACGGGTGGTCTTGGTGGCTGAGAATGAAGGTCAATTTACCGGCTACCTGACGATTTTATGGGAGTCCTTTTATCCACCGTTCAGAGAGGCCGGGATTCCCGAAATTGTGGATTTTAATGTGCTCGTCAAATATCAACGCCGGGGCATTGGCACAGCTTTGATGGCGGAAGCGGAAAAAAGAATCGCCCGGAAATCAGCGGTGGTGGGCATTGGCGTGGGTTTGATGGCAAACTACGGAGTCGCCCAACAAATGTACGTCAAGCGCGGTTACATCCCCGATGGCTGCGGCATTTCCCAAAATGAGCGCTTTTTGCAAGGGGGAGATAAAGTGACGGTGGATGACGATTTGATTCTTTGTTTCACCAAAAAACTGAACCGGGAGCCGGAATGA
- a CDS encoding N-acetyltransferase, whose protein sequence is MTNTQKINVRRTRPADVPRMMPLLNKYIEQGEILPRTQDDVYRSIREWVMAETENTQLVGVGSLVIMSADLAEVRSLVIHPAFHGQGIGRRMVNLLLAEARFLEIRRVFALTRKPDFFLKLGFQLTKLEKLPGKVRRDCVFCPIFHACDEVALIISPKELAPSAPPAGPAKAARNGTAASQPALSRLVEKK, encoded by the coding sequence ATGACAAACACGCAAAAAATTAATGTCCGCCGGACGCGGCCAGCCGACGTGCCCCGGATGATGCCTCTTTTAAACAAATATATTGAGCAGGGCGAAATATTGCCCCGCACCCAGGATGACGTGTACCGTTCTATCCGCGAGTGGGTAATGGCCGAAACGGAAAACACTCAACTGGTGGGGGTGGGGTCCCTGGTGATCATGTCGGCGGACCTGGCCGAAGTCCGGTCGCTGGTCATCCACCCGGCCTTTCACGGGCAGGGGATTGGCCGCCGGATGGTCAACCTGCTGCTGGCGGAAGCCCGGTTTTTGGAGATTCGGCGGGTCTTTGCCCTCACCCGCAAACCGGACTTTTTTTTGAAGCTGGGCTTTCAACTGACCAAACTGGAAAAACTACCCGGCAAAGTGCGGCGAGATTGCGTGTTCTGCCCTATCTTCCACGCCTGCGATGAAGTAGCCTTGATAATCTCCCCTAAAGAATTGGCTCCATCCGCCCCGCCAGCCGGGCCGGCCAAGGCGGCCCGGAATGGAACGGCAGCGTCCCAGCCGGCGCTGTCAAGATTGGTTGAAAAAAAATGA
- a CDS encoding DUF423 domain-containing protein yields the protein MTSLVKIFTLLASLNAALAVGLGAFGAHALKTKLPADLMATYQTGVQYHFYHALGLFAVAFVASQWPASALVKWSGWLMLGGIILFSFSLYALSITGFRWLGAITPLGGAAFIAAWLLLAGAVIFNLAQ from the coding sequence ATGACTTCGTTGGTCAAAATCTTCACCCTGCTGGCCAGTCTTAACGCCGCGCTGGCCGTTGGCCTGGGGGCGTTTGGCGCTCACGCGCTCAAAACCAAGTTGCCGGCAGATTTGATGGCTACCTATCAAACCGGGGTGCAATATCACTTCTACCACGCCCTGGGCTTGTTTGCCGTGGCCTTTGTGGCCTCGCAGTGGCCCGCGTCTGCCCTGGTCAAATGGTCGGGCTGGCTGATGCTGGGGGGCATCATCTTGTTCTCGTTCAGCCTTTATGCCTTGAGCATCACCGGCTTCCGGTGGCTGGGCGCAATTACGCCGCTGGGCGGGGCGGCCTTTATTGCCGCGTGGCTA
- a CDS encoding GNAT family N-acetyltransferase: protein MNLTIVPFTLEHYEPVIALWRHTEGVGLSSADSRENIRAYLERNVGMSFIAQNDGVLVGAVLSGHDGRRGYIHHLAVHPEYRRRGIGRQLVERCLSALQAAGIQKCHLFIFQQNVDGIRFWESIGWSRRVDIGVISKTIAGTAGG from the coding sequence ATGAACCTGACCATTGTTCCCTTTACGCTTGAACACTACGAGCCGGTGATTGCCCTGTGGCGGCACACCGAGGGCGTTGGCCTTAGCAGCGCCGATTCCAGGGAAAACATCCGGGCCTACCTGGAACGAAACGTGGGGATGAGCTTCATTGCCCAAAATGACGGCGTACTGGTAGGGGCGGTACTCAGCGGCCACGATGGTCGGCGAGGCTACATCCATCACCTGGCAGTACACCCAGAGTATCGCCGCCGGGGCATTGGCCGCCAGCTTGTCGAGAGGTGTCTGTCTGCCCTGCAAGCCGCAGGCATTCAGAAATGCCATCTTTTTATTTTTCAGCAGAACGTTGACGGCATCCGGTTTTGGGAAAGCATCGGCTGGTCCAGGCGGGTAGACATTGGCGTGATTTCCAAAACCATTGCGGGAACGGCAGGAGGATAA